The Cataglyphis hispanica isolate Lineage 1 chromosome 5, ULB_Chis1_1.0, whole genome shotgun sequence genome has a segment encoding these proteins:
- the LOC126850103 gene encoding serine-rich adhesin for platelets-like isoform X15 encodes MWKVILNVLTTLIVTRLIKADYYEYNQDLYKQNTTPFKCTEDGYHADPHDCRVYYRCVDWGNGNPLTTFRFECGVGTVFSKIKGDICTHPGDSGRPECAGSENELDSNLDNPPENPSPIWTTITPQQTTIQSPVTTPQSIITTQATTRKPETAQSSLTSRPTTDQPENNCKNELECTQEEFLADTCDCKKFYRCVDEGYGKFKKYDFTCGSGTVWDPEIQGCNHAWAVKGNCRQSLENENNINNDGQWHGDMGDNGEQGNDNIGSANQSGQPGQAGDLNNQPGESGQPGQAENPDGQPGQSGSPGYPGIAGTPGFPGYPGTPGSPGTPGSPGTPGSPGTPGSPGSPGTPGSPGTPGSPGTPGSPGTPGSPGTPGSPGTPGYPGTPGSPGTPGSPGTPGSPGTPDSPGTPGFPGMPGSSGIPGSPGTPGPPGTPGSPGIAGSPGIPGSPGNQGTPGFPNNPSSSSYPETSGSSSTSCSPGTSETLSSSSSPDHQLSTDRCTKEGFFAHPNDCRKFYRCVSDGKSFTKYEFQCGVGTVWDSSIESCNHVYTVPHCNHTSDIIPNEPDTSLNEIDSTDRPDTSLLPPMQSSESSTIPPISSRPEISSSTQQAESITSKPIESSQTTSVSYLPPVSSTYPSTTMQVNESISNLPSVTQMTTSISYLPPSSTATTDVTSGSTPDSVSYLPPSTSASIDTKPITSTTSSPLQTGKYECNKEGFYSDPSNCKKFYRCIQGQSGYQKYEFECSPGTAWDQSVQTCNYIEQVASCSMKNNEIDQDSTSSTSNPISGSVITSSTTIASSQITATTSSSAIPTVANIPETSMELSTPEEDKTEASSTTITSVGEKPVSEKPEEIQMPESSSTENLSESSSEQSSSELSEESSSSTESHVSNCTTQKPNNTIVCNNEGFYPHPVRCDKFYRCVDNGNGFNVYHFDCPPGTIFDSSISVCNYPESVYPARDCTTGSTTLSSVNVESTTESETSKESTIITTTIQSTTQQAEESTIISSTTISSTITTTESTITSGTESTTVEISENTENMTESTVESITAITENIIDSSSTERTEAPDSTESTESEKSTTEFEESTTGSQEQSTTESQEQLTTESQEQLTTESQEQLTTESQEQLTTESSNTEGQEQSTTESQEQSTIESQEQSTTESQEQSTTESSELTTMKPASATPCAIGNLTDDQIALVCPTGFRRHPKYCNLFYQCTSEGNMEIKILVLSCPENTIFDEKKIQCLPADKSSDPCTGAKANVRLYRRLENNALSPVKVSSNQLCPEEGHFPYQQGCSNNFYKCKQDIRDNLQGYFYKCPENFIYWSISRRCERVTRLPMCSHLANRNKTDWNNRWQIPTEDFNLSARMLRFS; translated from the exons ATGTGGAAAGTGATCCTGAATGTTTTAACGACATTAATTGTAACAAGACTGATAAAAGCTG attattatgaatataaccAAGATCTATACAAACAGAATACTACTCCCTTCAAGTGTACAGAGGATGGTTACCATGCTGATCCGCATGACTGCAGGGTTTACTACAGATGCGTGGATTGGGGCAACGGCAACCCATTGACAACCTTTAGATTCGAATGTGGAGTAGGCactgtattttcaaaaattaaaggagATATTTGCACACATCCGGGAGATAGCGGTCGCCCTGAATGCGCCGGATCTGAAAATGAACTTGATTCAAATCTAGATAATCCTCCAGAGAATCCTTCTCCCATATGGACAACAATCACACCGCAACAAACCACTATACAATCTCCAGTGACTACACCACAATCAATAATTACGACCCAAGCGACAACCAGAAAACCGGAAACAGCGCAATCATCGCTAACAAGCCGACCAACCACAGATCAaccagaaaataattgtaaaaatgaacTTGAATGTACACAAGAAGAATTTCTAGCCGATACCTGCgactgcaaaaaattttatagatgcgTAGATGAAGGTTACGGAAAGTTTAAAAAGTATGATTTTACATGCGGTTCGGGAACTGTTTGGGACCCAGAAATTCAAGGGTGCAATCATGCCTGGGCTGTCAAAGGAAATTGCAGGCAAAGCTTGgaaaatgaaaacaatattaataatgatggaCAATGGCACGGAGACATGGGAGATAATGGCGAACAAGGAAATGATAATATTGGCAGTGCAAACCAGTCTGGTCAACCAGGACAAGCCGGAGATCTTAATAATCAGCCAGGAGAATCGGGACAACCAGGACAAGCTGAAAATCCAGATGGTCAACCGGGACAATCGGGTTCTCCAGGCTACCCAGGAATAGCAGGCACTCCAGGTTTTCCCGGCTATCCGGGAACACCAGGTTCTCCAGGCACGCCTGGTTCTCCAGGTACGCCAGGTTCTCCAGGTACGCCAGGTTCTCCTGGTTCTCCGGGCACGCCAGGTTCTCCGGGCACGCCAG GTTCTCCGGGCACGCCAGGTTCTCCGGGCACGCCAGGTTCTCCGGGCACGCCAGGTTCTCCGGGCACGCCAGGTTATCCGGGCACGCCAG GTTCTCCGGGCACGCCAGGTTCTCCAGGTACACCGGGATCTCCAGGTACACCAGATTCTCCAGGCACGCCAGGTTTTCCAGGCATGCCAGGTTCTTCAGGCATTCCGGGTTCTCCAGGTACACCGGGTCCTCCAGGTACACCAGGTTCTCCGGGTATAGCAGGTTCTCCGGGCATTCCAGGCTCTCCTGGAAATCAAGGGACTCCAGGTTTTCCGAACAATCCAAGCTCTTCGAGCTATCCAGAGACATCAGGTTCTTCAAGCACGTCATGTTCTCCTGGAACTTCTGAAACTTTGAGTTCATCAAGCTCCCCTGACCATCAATTATCGACAG ATCGTTGTACGAAAGAAGGCTTTTTTGCTCATCCAAATGATTGTCGCAAGTTTTATCGATGCGTAAGTGATGGCAAGTCTTTTACAAAATACGAATTTCAATGCGGTGTTGGAACTGTCTGGGATTCATCTATTGAAAGTTGTAATCACGTTTACACCGTACCACATTGCAATCATACAAGCGATATAATTCCGAATGAACCCGACACATCGCTAAACGAAATAGATAGCACCGACAGGCCGGATACGAGTTTATTACCGCCTATGCAATCTTCAGAAAGTTCTACTATTCCACCTATATCTTCAAGACCGGAGATATCGTCTTCGACTCAGCAGGCTGAAAGTATTACGAGTAAACCTATTGAATCATCCCAAACTACATCAGTTTCTTATTTGCCACCCGTTAGTAGTACATATCCATCTACAACAATGCAAGTTAACGAATCCATTTCTAATCTGCCTTCCGTAACTCAAATGACCACTTCTATATCCTATTTACCACCTTCAAGTACTGCAACTACAGATGTAACATCTGGATCCACGCCCGATTCTGTTTCATATTTGCCACCTAGTACTAGCGCATCTATAGATACAAAACCCATAACGAGCACTACATCGTCTCCGCTTCAAACTGGAAAATACGAATGTAATAAAGAAGGTTTCTATTCGGATCCTagtaattgcaaaaaattctatCGTTGTATACAAGGCCAATCTGGTTATCAAAAGTACGAGTTTGAATGTAGTCCAGGCACAGCATGGGATCAATCCGTACAAACATGCAATTATATTGAACAAGTAGCTTCGtgttcaatgaaaaataacgaGATCGATCAAGATTCGACATCCAGTACTTCTAATCCCATATCTGGATCTGTTATCACAAGTTCTACAACTATTGCCTCCAGTCAAATCACTGCAACTACCTCGTCATCCGCAATTCCAACAGTTGCCAATATTCCAGAAACATCTATGGAATTGTCTACGCCGGAAGAAGATAAAACAGAAGCTTCGTCAACAACAATTACTAGCGTCGGCGAAAAACCAGTTTCAGAAAAACCAGAAGAAATTCAAATGCCTGAAAGCTCCAGCACGGAAAATTTATCCGAATCCTCATCCGAACAATCTAGTTCCGAATTAAGCGAAGAATCATCTTCATCTACTGAGTCACACGTATCAAATTGCACGACTCAAAAGCCAAACAATACGATAGTATGCAACAACGAAGGTTTCTATCCACATCCAGTTCGATGTGATAAGTTCTATCGCTGCGTTGATAATGGCAATGGTTTCAACGTGTATCATTTTGATTGTCCACCAGGCACTATATTTGATTCTAGCATCAGCGTATGCAATTATCCTGAATCTGTTTATCCTGCGAGAGATTGTACGACTGGAAGTACTACTTTGAGCAGTGTTAACGTGGAATCCACAACCGAATCTGAAACGTCAAAAGAATCAACGATAATTACCACTACTATACAGAGTACAACTCAACAAGCAGAAGAAAGCACAATTATATCTAGTACAACGATATCGTCTACAATAACTACTACAGAAAGCACTATAACTTCTGGTACAGAATCCACAACTGTggaaatatcagaaaatacCGAAAATATGACAGAGTCCACTGTTGAATCAATTACTGCCAtcacagaaaatattatcgattcaTCTAGCACTGAACGGACTGAAGCTCCTGACTCCACGGAATCAACGGAGTCTGAAAAATCCACGACCGAATTTGAAGAATCTACAACAGGATCTCAGGAACAATCGACGACTGAATCGCAGGAGCAATTGACGACTGAATCGCAGGAGCAATTGACGACTGAATCGCAAGAGCAATTGACGACTGAATCGCAAGAGCAATTAACGACAGAATCATCTAATACGGAAGGTCAAGAGCAATCAACGACTGAATCGCAGGAGCAATCAACGATAGAATCTCAAGAACAGTCTACGACAGAGTCTCAGGAACAATCGACGACTGAATCATCAGAACTAACAACGATGAAACCAGCATCTGCAACACCTTGCGCTATAGGCAATTTGACCGATGACCAAATAGCTCTAGTTTGTCCTACTGGCTTCCGAAGGCAtccaaaatattgcaatttattctaTCAATGTACCTCCGAGGGAAATATGGAAATCAAAATCCTCGTATTGAGTTGCCCCGAAAATACTATATTTGATGAGAAAAAGATTCAGTGTCTACCTGCAGATAAAAGTAGTGATCCATGCACAGGCGCCAAAGCAAACGTCAGATTATATAGAAGACTGGAAAATAATGCTTTATCTCCC GTAAAAGTATCGTCAAATCAGCTTTGTCCGGAAGAAGGACATTTCCCTTACCAACAAGGTTGCagtaacaatttttacaaGTGTAAACAGGACATTCGAGACAATTTACAAGGATACTTTTACAAATGTCCCGAGAACTTTATCTATTGGTCGATTTCCAGAAGATGCGAACGCGTGACGCGTCTTCCAATGTGTTCGCATTTGGCGAACAGAAACAAAACCGATTGGAACAATAGATGGCAAATACCAACCGAAGACTTTAATCTTTCCGCCAGAATGTTACGTTTCTCATGA